The following proteins are co-located in the Fusobacteria bacterium ZRK30 genome:
- a CDS encoding glutamate-5-semialdehyde dehydrogenase: protein MNDMGVLAKKASKKLLQMDTITKNNILEEMAKELLNNIEFIRSENEKDLIKGRENGLTPAFIDRLTLTEERIYGMAQGIKTIIGLDDPIGETLSGFRHENGMEISQIRVPLGVIGMIFESRPNVTVDAAVLSLKSGNAIILRGGSDALCSNMALAKVITEAGKKLGLPHGAIQLIENTDRNCVNELITMNDFIDVIIPRGGKGLKQAILAGASVPVIETGAGLCHTYVDHSADFKMAIDIIINAKTSRPGVCNAMETLLVHSDSISKLLPSLGEKLGDLGVEIRADERSIKYLANAIPTTDNDWNTEYLDLILSIKTVDSIDEAIKHIDTYSTKHSEAIISENYKNTQKFLREVDSAAVYVNASTRFTDGGAFGFGGEIGISTQKLHARGPMGIKELTSVKYIIRGDGQVR from the coding sequence ATGAATGATATGGGTGTCTTAGCTAAAAAAGCTTCAAAAAAACTACTTCAAATGGATACCATTACTAAAAATAATATCTTGGAAGAGATGGCTAAAGAACTTTTAAATAATATAGAATTTATAAGATCAGAAAATGAAAAAGACCTGATTAAAGGTAGAGAAAATGGACTTACACCTGCTTTTATTGACAGATTGACTCTGACTGAGGAAAGAATCTATGGGATGGCCCAGGGGATCAAAACAATAATAGGTTTAGATGATCCTATCGGTGAAACTCTAAGCGGGTTCAGACATGAAAATGGGATGGAAATATCACAGATCCGTGTTCCTTTAGGAGTTATTGGGATGATCTTTGAATCTCGTCCAAATGTTACCGTAGATGCCGCTGTCCTTAGTTTAAAATCTGGGAATGCAATTATCTTAAGGGGCGGCTCAGATGCTCTTTGTTCAAATATGGCTTTGGCTAAGGTAATTACTGAAGCAGGTAAAAAATTAGGTCTGCCTCATGGAGCTATTCAATTAATTGAAAATACTGACAGAAATTGTGTAAATGAATTGATTACCATGAATGATTTTATCGATGTAATTATCCCCCGGGGCGGGAAGGGATTAAAGCAAGCCATTCTTGCAGGAGCTAGTGTTCCTGTTATAGAAACAGGTGCAGGTCTGTGTCATACCTATGTTGATCATAGTGCTGATTTTAAGATGGCTATAGATATTATTATCAATGCCAAAACTTCTAGACCAGGAGTGTGCAATGCCATGGAAACTCTGTTGGTTCATAGTGATAGTATCTCTAAACTACTGCCTAGTTTGGGAGAAAAATTAGGAGATTTAGGAGTAGAGATTCGAGCTGATGAAAGATCTATAAAATACCTGGCCAACGCTATCCCTACAACTGATAATGATTGGAATACTGAATATTTAGATCTTATTTTATCTATAAAAACTGTAGATTCTATAGATGAAGCCATAAAACATATAGATACTTACTCTACAAAACATTCAGAAGCAATCATTAGTGAAAATTATAAAAATACTCAAAAATTTTTGAGAGAAGTTGATTCTGCAGCAGTTTATGTCAATGCTTCTACCAGGTTTACTGATGGAGGAGCATTTGGATTTGGAGGAGAGATTGGTATAAGCACTCAAAAACTCCATGCAAGGGGACCTATGGGAATCAAAGAACTTACTTCTGTTAAATATATAATTAGAGGAGATGGACAGGTTAGATAG
- the spoVG gene encoding septation regulator SpoVG, translated as MNITDVRLRTVKNENELKLKAYADITLDGSFVIHGLKVIDGQKGMFVAMPSRKMPNGEFKDIAHPITPDLRRVLTEIVIKKYNETMEEIQNKEETDPVED; from the coding sequence ATGAATATTACAGATGTAAGACTGAGAACGGTAAAAAATGAAAATGAATTAAAGTTAAAGGCTTATGCAGACATCACATTGGATGGAAGTTTTGTTATTCATGGGTTAAAGGTTATCGATGGTCAAAAAGGTATGTTTGTGGCTATGCCATCTAGAAAGATGCCCAATGGTGAATTTAAGGATATAGCTCATCCTATTACACCTGATTTAAGAAGAGTTTTAACAGAGATTGTTATAAAAAAATACAATGAAACGATGGAAGAAATACAAAATAAAGAGGAAACAGATCCTGTAGAGGATTAG
- the ispE gene encoding 4-(cytidine 5'-diphospho)-2-C-methyl-D-erythritol kinase, with the protein MIVELKSNAKINLGLNIVGKAENGYHLLDMVMVPISLSDDLSINFKEIKGNLKIDTNIKEIPVGKDNIISKIYEEFYQETGLEKQMIEVYLKKNIPSQAGLGGGSSNGAFFFNALNKYYGNPINFQRAIEITKGIGADIPFFLLNKPSRVEGIGENLEVIENNIKDKIILIKPDFGVSTIVAYKNYAKLENKKDADIDKIIKGMKSGNLDELENYLENHLEQGLLLEDKNIINFRKKLEKLRKDQGIKFHMSGSGSCYYTFVKKDNIDRIYDKIKTTMEGCKVEICSFL; encoded by the coding sequence GTGATTGTTGAGTTAAAATCAAATGCTAAGATAAACTTAGGATTGAATATAGTTGGGAAAGCAGAAAATGGATATCATCTTTTAGACATGGTTATGGTTCCCATATCCCTTTCGGATGATTTATCCATAAATTTTAAAGAGATAAAAGGAAATTTAAAAATAGATACGAATATAAAAGAAATTCCTGTTGGAAAAGACAATATAATATCTAAAATTTATGAGGAGTTCTACCAAGAAACAGGATTAGAAAAACAGATGATAGAAGTGTATCTAAAAAAGAATATCCCGTCTCAGGCCGGTCTTGGAGGAGGAAGTTCTAATGGTGCATTTTTCTTTAATGCATTAAATAAATATTATGGTAATCCCATAAATTTCCAAAGGGCAATAGAGATAACCAAGGGAATTGGTGCAGATATCCCTTTTTTCCTTTTAAATAAACCTAGCAGGGTAGAGGGAATAGGAGAAAATTTAGAAGTAATAGAAAACAATATAAAAGATAAAATAATTTTGATAAAACCAGATTTTGGTGTAAGCACTATAGTAGCATATAAAAATTATGCTAAATTAGAAAATAAAAAAGATGCTGATATAGATAAGATTATAAAAGGGATGAAATCCGGTAATTTAGACGAGCTAGAGAATTATCTGGAAAATCATTTGGAACAGGGACTGTTGTTAGAGGATAAAAATATAATCAATTTTAGAAAAAAATTAGAAAAATTAAGAAAAGATCAGGGTATAAAGTTTCATATGTCTGGTAGTGGTAGTTGTTATTACACTTTTGTAAAAAAAGATAATATAGATCGAATTTATGACAAAATAAAAACAACAATGGAGGGCTGCAAAGTTGAAATATGTAGTTTTCTTTGA
- a CDS encoding S4 domain-containing protein, whose translation MRLDKFFKVSRIIKRRPVAKTVLDNKKVKLNGKISKAGTTVNVGDIIELEYFSKYMKVEVLEVPIGNTKKDEAEELFKILEVKEIEIGE comes from the coding sequence ATGCGTTTAGATAAATTTTTTAAGGTTTCTAGAATAATAAAGAGAAGACCTGTAGCAAAGACAGTACTTGATAATAAGAAGGTAAAATTAAATGGAAAAATATCCAAGGCAGGGACTACAGTAAATGTGGGAGATATAATTGAGTTGGAATATTTTAGTAAATATATGAAAGTTGAAGTTTTAGAAGTTCCTATTGGAAATACTAAAAAAGATGAAGCTGAGGAATTATTTAAGATATTAGAGGTAAAGGAGATAGAGATAGGTGAATAG
- the mazG gene encoding nucleoside triphosphate pyrophosphohydrolase — protein MNEFYKLVDIMKKLRAPDGCPWDREQTIESLKPYLLEETYETLEAMDIGGEELKGELGDLLLNIIFQSLIKEEEGEFTIDDVAKKVSEKLIRRHPHIFAGVEVEGTKDVVRNWDEIKKKEKEHKGRKSVLDGIPKIYPPLAKAYKLQVKAAKVGFDWEDEVGALNKLEEELGEMKEAYEKNDRENLKEEIGDVVFTLVNIARKLDIDIVDSVMKTNNKFENRFRYVEDNCDLKESTLEEMDRLWDEAKKK, from the coding sequence ATGAATGAATTTTATAAATTAGTGGATATAATGAAAAAATTAAGAGCTCCTGACGGATGCCCTTGGGACAGGGAACAAACTATTGAGAGTTTAAAACCTTATTTATTGGAGGAAACCTATGAAACTCTGGAAGCTATGGATATAGGAGGAGAGGAATTAAAGGGGGAGCTGGGAGATCTTCTTTTAAATATTATCTTTCAATCTCTAATAAAGGAGGAAGAAGGGGAGTTTACTATTGATGATGTGGCTAAAAAAGTCAGTGAAAAATTGATCAGAAGACATCCCCATATTTTTGCAGGTGTAGAGGTAGAAGGAACAAAGGATGTCGTGAGGAACTGGGATGAGATAAAGAAAAAAGAGAAGGAACACAAGGGAAGAAAATCTGTCTTAGACGGGATTCCTAAAATTTATCCACCTTTAGCCAAGGCATATAAATTACAGGTTAAAGCTGCCAAAGTCGGTTTTGACTGGGAAGATGAGGTAGGAGCATTAAATAAGTTAGAGGAAGAATTAGGTGAGATGAAAGAAGCATATGAAAAAAATGACAGGGAAAATTTAAAGGAAGAGATAGGAGATGTTGTTTTTACATTGGTAAATATTGCTAGAAAATTAGATATAGATATAGTGGATTCAGTGATGAAGACTAACAATAAATTTGAAAACAGATTTAGATATGTGGAAGATAACTGTGATCTGAAGGAAAGTACGCTAGAAGAGATGGATAGATTATGGGATGAAGCAAAAAAGAAATAA
- a CDS encoding peptidylprolyl isomerase: MKKMAIILIIASLALTACNKKEGGVKTKDESNVIMVIGNENLTEAELQEKIDTLPAQYKEYSKSEKGRAALIEEISVRKMLKQEAVKTGIEDTESYKKDLEGIREDLLISHVVNKKIVEGVKLTDSELKAEYEKSKENFKTPEQIKAAHILINVSDDMTEAQKKDAKKRAEKILTEVTPANFNEMAKKYSEGPTSENGGELGWFDKTSMVKEFADAAFTGVPEKIYGTVVKTQFGYHIIYVEDKKEAGYLSFEDVKPSLEKELLNKKRAEEYRAWVEELKKDYIKK; encoded by the coding sequence ATGAAAAAAATGGCAATAATATTGATCATAGCCTCATTGGCATTGACGGCTTGTAATAAAAAAGAGGGAGGGGTAAAAACTAAGGATGAATCTAATGTAATTATGGTTATCGGGAATGAAAATTTAACTGAAGCAGAATTACAGGAAAAAATAGATACCCTGCCGGCTCAATATAAGGAGTACTCTAAATCTGAAAAGGGTAGAGCAGCTCTGATAGAGGAGATAAGCGTAAGAAAGATGTTAAAACAGGAAGCTGTAAAAACAGGAATTGAAGACACAGAATCTTATAAAAAAGATTTAGAAGGAATTAGAGAAGATCTATTAATCAGTCACGTGGTTAACAAGAAAATAGTAGAGGGTGTAAAGTTAACAGATTCAGAATTAAAGGCTGAATATGAAAAAAGCAAGGAAAACTTTAAGACACCAGAACAAATAAAAGCAGCTCATATATTAATAAATGTAAGCGATGATATGACTGAAGCTCAAAAAAAGGATGCTAAAAAAAGAGCTGAAAAAATATTAACAGAAGTTACACCAGCAAACTTTAATGAGATGGCAAAAAAATACTCTGAGGGACCTACATCTGAAAATGGCGGGGAACTTGGATGGTTTGACAAAACTTCAATGGTAAAAGAATTTGCTGATGCAGCCTTCACAGGAGTGCCGGAAAAAATATATGGAACTGTTGTTAAAACACAATTTGGTTATCATATAATATATGTTGAAGATAAAAAAGAAGCTGGATACCTAAGTTTTGAAGATGTAAAACCATCTTTAGAGAAGGAACTGTTAAATAAGAAAAGAGCTGAAGAATATAGAGCCTGGGTAGAGGAATTAAAGAAAGATTATATAAAAAAATAA
- the mfd gene encoding transcription-repair coupling factor — translation MKFKSTINNGKLYRGGVPYFLESEKDQVIYISSSNKNIIDYYFTLKEDIDVLKIENYNYTEEEFDCITFELLEKLKLGNSKILISIESIFKKYFINSELLEFCVGKEYKLKNIIEKLEKSGFKKNYLVEKRGEYSLRGDILDIFAFDGKHPIRLEFFDDLLEEIRVFNAETQRSLEKINKIQMYINKNKDENYTFLDLLDRLKNDKRKVYLENEEILNYKVEEYILDKRQDEQEIRLEYSKIKKISEKIELQRFKDEEIENYKNYDYIKKLSRKKNITILTEEKRRYTEIFDGTSIQIHRNPHYEGFKYKDDLILTDRELKGIRVKRSEKRADGIRFKKIDQILPNDYIIHETYGVGIYLGVEDINGADYLKIKYADEDKLFVPIASLNKIERYISEPGVVPDIFRLGRRGFRKRQEKIKKEIEKFAIELLEIQAKRAMNVGYSFTKDTIWQEEFEEGFPYNETKDQLKAILDVKEDMESPSVMDRIVCGDVGYGKTEVAMRAAFKALMDGKQVVILAPTTVLATQHFERFKERFQNFPLELELLSRLKTPKEQTEVVKKIKDGVIDLIIGTHRLLSKDIKFKDLGLVIIDEEQKFGVKAKEHLKTMRINVDMLTLTATPIPRTLNLALLGIRDISIIQTPPTNRIPVETYIIEKNKGDIKNAIMKEVAREGQVFYLYNSVKGMKVKLKELKEIIPEYVVIDYIHGQMPSNEIKYKINSFENGEIDVLLTTTIIENGIDIENANTILIENFDKLGLSQVYQLRGRVGRSSKRAYCYLLVDSLKGGTEKGKQKRESIKEIKDLGAGFQLSLEDMKIRGAGEILGEKQHGALKMFGYDMYLKMLDEEIKKIKGKEPIIEDIDLEIGIHGYIPSEYIEEVEKIVVYRRLVTIDTISELEEMKCEIKDRFGRLPKVVEDLFEYLTIKIIAQKNHIQSIKLEGGSYRIKFIENKINIEKIQELILSKKIRYLQKEGAIEIDSIKEFFEDYK, via the coding sequence ATGAAGTTTAAATCAACAATAAATAATGGGAAACTATATAGGGGAGGAGTTCCCTATTTTTTGGAATCTGAAAAGGATCAGGTAATATATATATCCTCTTCTAATAAAAATATAATCGACTACTATTTCACACTAAAGGAAGATATAGATGTTTTAAAGATAGAAAATTATAATTATACAGAGGAGGAATTCGACTGTATAACCTTTGAGTTGTTGGAAAAATTAAAGTTAGGTAATTCAAAGATATTGATATCTATTGAGAGTATCTTTAAAAAATATTTTATAAATTCTGAACTGTTAGAATTTTGTGTGGGAAAAGAATATAAATTAAAAAATATAATAGAAAAATTGGAAAAAAGTGGATTTAAAAAAAATTATCTGGTTGAAAAAAGAGGCGAATACAGCCTTAGAGGAGATATCTTAGATATATTTGCTTTTGATGGAAAGCACCCTATTCGTTTGGAATTTTTCGATGATCTTTTAGAGGAAATACGTGTATTCAATGCAGAAACCCAGAGATCACTGGAGAAAATAAATAAAATTCAAATGTATATAAACAAAAATAAAGATGAAAATTATACTTTTTTAGATCTGCTGGATAGGTTGAAGAACGACAAAAGAAAAGTCTATTTAGAGAATGAAGAAATATTGAATTATAAGGTAGAGGAATATATTTTAGATAAAAGACAGGATGAGCAAGAGATCCGGCTGGAATATTCTAAGATAAAGAAGATATCGGAAAAGATAGAGCTACAGCGGTTTAAAGATGAGGAGATAGAAAATTATAAAAATTATGATTATATAAAAAAATTATCTCGAAAAAAAAATATAACGATTTTGACAGAGGAAAAAAGAAGATATACTGAAATATTTGACGGAACATCTATACAAATCCATAGAAATCCCCACTATGAGGGATTTAAATATAAAGATGATCTTATCCTGACAGACAGGGAATTAAAGGGGATCAGGGTAAAGAGAAGTGAGAAAAGAGCAGATGGAATAAGATTTAAAAAAATAGATCAGATACTACCAAATGATTATATAATTCATGAAACTTATGGTGTAGGAATTTATTTGGGAGTAGAAGATATAAATGGTGCAGACTATTTAAAGATAAAATATGCAGACGAAGATAAACTTTTTGTACCTATAGCTAGTCTAAATAAAATAGAGCGTTATATATCTGAACCAGGGGTAGTTCCTGACATATTTAGACTAGGTAGAAGAGGGTTTAGAAAACGGCAGGAAAAAATAAAAAAAGAGATAGAAAAATTTGCAATAGAACTTCTGGAAATACAGGCTAAAAGAGCTATGAACGTAGGTTATTCATTTACCAAGGATACTATTTGGCAGGAGGAATTTGAGGAAGGGTTTCCATATAATGAGACCAAGGATCAGCTAAAGGCTATATTAGATGTAAAAGAGGATATGGAATCGCCATCTGTCATGGACAGGATAGTCTGTGGGGATGTTGGATATGGAAAAACAGAGGTAGCTATGAGAGCGGCATTTAAAGCTCTTATGGATGGAAAGCAAGTTGTAATATTAGCTCCTACTACAGTTTTGGCTACCCAGCATTTTGAAAGATTTAAGGAAAGGTTTCAAAACTTCCCATTGGAATTGGAACTGCTGTCAAGATTGAAAACTCCCAAAGAACAAACCGAGGTAGTAAAAAAAATAAAAGATGGTGTTATAGACCTTATTATAGGAACCCATAGATTGTTGTCTAAAGATATAAAGTTTAAAGATCTGGGGTTAGTTATAATAGATGAGGAGCAAAAATTTGGAGTAAAGGCAAAGGAACATCTAAAAACCATGAGGATCAATGTGGATATGTTGACATTAACAGCAACCCCAATTCCTAGAACATTAAATTTAGCTCTTTTGGGAATAAGGGATATATCTATAATTCAGACTCCTCCAACCAATAGAATACCAGTAGAAACTTATATTATAGAAAAAAATAAAGGTGATATAAAAAATGCCATAATGAAAGAGGTTGCCAGAGAGGGGCAGGTTTTTTACCTATATAATTCAGTTAAGGGCATGAAAGTTAAGTTAAAGGAGTTAAAAGAGATAATTCCCGAATATGTTGTAATAGATTATATCCATGGTCAGATGCCTTCAAATGAGATAAAGTATAAGATAAATTCTTTTGAAAACGGGGAGATAGATGTACTTCTTACAACGACAATTATAGAAAATGGTATAGATATAGAAAATGCCAACACTATCCTCATAGAAAATTTTGATAAATTAGGATTATCCCAGGTGTATCAGCTCCGTGGAAGGGTAGGAAGAAGCAGCAAGCGAGCTTATTGTTATCTCCTGGTAGATTCTTTAAAGGGCGGAACGGAAAAAGGAAAACAAAAAAGAGAATCAATAAAAGAGATAAAAGATCTGGGAGCAGGGTTTCAGTTATCTTTGGAAGACATGAAGATAAGGGGAGCCGGGGAAATTTTAGGTGAAAAACAACACGGAGCATTAAAAATGTTTGGTTATGATATGTATCTTAAGATGCTGGATGAAGAGATAAAAAAGATAAAGGGAAAAGAACCTATAATAGAGGATATCGACCTAGAGATAGGGATTCACGGATATATACCTAGTGAATATATAGAGGAAGTAGAAAAAATAGTGGTATATAGAAGATTAGTTACTATAGATACAATCTCTGAATTAGAGGAGATGAAATGTGAAATAAAAGACAGATTTGGGCGATTACCAAAAGTTGTAGAAGACCTGTTTGAATATCTAACTATAAAGATTATAGCTCAGAAAAATCATATTCAAAGTATAAAATTAGAGGGTGGATCATACAGGATAAAATTTATAGAGAACAAAATAAATATTGAAAAAATCCAAGAATTAATCCTGTCTAAAAAGATAAGATACCTCCAAAAAGAGGGAGCTATTGAGATAGATAGTATAAAAGAATTCTTTGAAGATTATAAATAA
- a CDS encoding replication initiator protein A, with protein MSKEANAGLIDKFNLNKTGSLLTDLTKVDIKMSELPEIEVREVVIKETGNFLDLKENIINIPIEMIVFPFFTPQKQNKKINFKYSFEDLGVTMYCTLVAKNSEDKIYQPSIFEEKIYTYLISLYELKKETNDTDEYIKFEISDFIVNFLGNKMNRNYYTKVAQALKNLKSTEYQFEVSNHSKLGNYQFEDEEFKLLTYQKLKVGTKVYYKVTLNKNIRNKIKDKRYIKYNSKALIEIMEKDPIAARIYKYISKIRYSKQEDSINIRTLAAIIPLKMEQETERVNKTGEKRVYVLSRVKQVLKRIEKAFLLLEELGYMEYFNSEFVAEEDSYYINYRFNQDKDGTCHISSYLNGEEKQVEYKGKWDAVNAAKKAKKEKSLITKEKIKEKIKEIEIRDDNEIIDAEIVTGKVDKNKTNEINLSEDVKERLKDFSEELQSKIIKCKRNIFVSRAWNKRVDNKFKKIIREDGEEVAIDILNLLYKRLNSEIKSTLVQYINGILRNLRKMDRNARKSNKNNLTLFNQVTREKPLKSKKQLKKARKHLKNPEITNIKDVIEDLPKHDIMQDYHGLDEFQKLIIEEKALELCSQYEDIPKEFLYNLRKVSKRVYFITLKKYIGIALKDGK; from the coding sequence ATGTCAAAGGAAGCAAATGCAGGTTTAATAGATAAATTTAATTTAAATAAAACTGGATCATTGTTGACTGACCTGACTAAAGTTGATATAAAAATGAGTGAACTTCCTGAGATAGAAGTTCGAGAAGTTGTTATTAAAGAAACTGGAAATTTTTTAGATTTAAAAGAAAATATAATTAATATACCAATAGAAATGATAGTTTTTCCATTTTTTACTCCTCAAAAACAAAATAAAAAAATAAACTTTAAATACTCTTTTGAAGATTTAGGAGTAACAATGTATTGTACATTAGTTGCAAAAAATTCAGAAGACAAGATCTATCAGCCATCTATTTTTGAAGAGAAAATTTATACATATCTGATATCTCTCTATGAATTAAAAAAGGAGACCAACGATACAGATGAGTACATAAAGTTTGAAATTTCAGACTTTATAGTTAATTTTTTAGGAAATAAGATGAATAGAAATTATTATACCAAGGTAGCTCAGGCTCTTAAAAATTTAAAAAGTACTGAATACCAGTTTGAAGTATCTAACCATAGTAAGCTGGGAAATTATCAATTTGAAGATGAAGAATTTAAACTGTTAACCTATCAAAAACTTAAAGTTGGAACAAAGGTATATTATAAAGTAACTTTAAATAAAAATATTAGAAATAAAATTAAAGACAAAAGATATATAAAATATAATTCTAAAGCTTTGATTGAAATAATGGAAAAGGATCCTATTGCTGCAAGGATCTATAAATATATAAGTAAAATAAGGTATTCTAAGCAGGAGGATTCTATAAATATTAGAACTTTAGCTGCTATAATTCCGTTAAAAATGGAACAGGAAACTGAAAGAGTAAATAAAACTGGTGAGAAAAGGGTCTATGTATTAAGCAGGGTAAAGCAGGTTTTAAAGAGAATTGAGAAAGCCTTTTTACTTTTAGAAGAATTGGGATATATGGAGTATTTTAATTCTGAATTTGTTGCCGAAGAGGATAGTTATTATATAAACTATAGATTTAATCAGGATAAAGATGGAACTTGTCATATATCTAGTTATTTAAATGGAGAAGAAAAACAAGTTGAATATAAAGGTAAATGGGACGCAGTAAATGCTGCCAAGAAAGCTAAGAAAGAAAAATCACTTATAACTAAGGAAAAAATAAAAGAAAAAATAAAAGAAATAGAAATTAGAGACGATAATGAGATAATAGATGCTGAGATAGTTACTGGAAAGGTTGATAAGAATAAAACTAATGAAATTAACCTATCTGAAGATGTAAAAGAAAGATTAAAAGATTTCTCAGAGGAACTTCAAAGTAAGATAATCAAGTGTAAAAGAAATATATTTGTTTCTAGAGCTTGGAATAAGAGGGTAGATAATAAATTTAAAAAGATTATAAGGGAAGATGGGGAAGAGGTAGCTATTGATATATTAAACCTTTTATATAAACGTCTTAACTCAGAGATAAAATCTACTTTAGTTCAATATATCAATGGAATATTGAGAAATTTAAGAAAGATGGATAGAAATGCTAGAAAATCTAATAAAAATAATCTAACATTATTTAATCAGGTAACCAGGGAAAAACCTTTAAAAAGCAAGAAACAACTAAAGAAGGCAAGAAAACATCTGAAGAATCCGGAGATAACAAATATAAAAGATGTTATTGAAGATCTTCCAAAACATGATATTATGCAGGATTATCATGGTTTAGATGAATTTCAAAAATTGATAATAGAAGAAAAAGCACTGGAATTATGTTCTCAATATGAGGATATACCAAAAGAATTTTTATATAATTTAAGAAAGGTATCCAAAAGAGTATATTTTATAACATTGAAGAAATATATAGGGATAGCTTTAAAAGATGGGAAATAA
- the rpmH gene encoding 50S ribosomal protein L34, whose protein sequence is MASKRTFQPNKRKRKKEHGFRKRMATKAGRSVLKRRRAKGRTKLSA, encoded by the coding sequence ATGGCAAGCAAGAGAACTTTTCAACCAAATAAAAGAAAAAGAAAAAAAGAACACGGGTTCAGAAAAAGAATGGCAACTAAAGCAGGAAGATCTGTTTTAAAGAGAAGAAGAGCTAAAGGTAGAACGAAATTATCAGCATAA
- the rnpA gene encoding ribonuclease P protein component produces MLKLKTKSEFLKVYNQGEKHFGYFQLIYFKKNNLQENRLGVVASKKTGNAVCRNKLKRLFRENFRKQDKNLKQGYDIIFIAKKNAGEQFKTLSLSMIEKDSIKIFKRAKIFL; encoded by the coding sequence ATGTTGAAGTTAAAAACAAAATCTGAATTCTTAAAAGTATATAACCAAGGAGAAAAACACTTTGGTTATTTTCAGTTGATCTATTTTAAAAAAAATAATTTACAAGAAAATAGATTAGGAGTAGTAGCTAGTAAAAAAACTGGCAATGCTGTTTGTCGGAATAAGTTAAAAAGACTTTTTAGAGAAAATTTTAGAAAACAAGATAAAAATTTAAAACAAGGATATGATATAATTTTTATAGCTAAGAAAAATGCAGGAGAACAATTTAAGACTCTGAGTTTATCCATGATCGAAAAGGATAGTATAAAAATATTTAAAAGAGCCAAAATATTTCTATGA
- the yidD gene encoding membrane protein insertion efficiency factor YidD, whose translation MKYLLIFFVKLYQWFISPVLKKNCRFQPTCSTYMILAIKKYGSIKGVYLGLKRLSKCHPFYKGGYDPVP comes from the coding sequence ATGAAATATCTTTTAATATTTTTTGTAAAATTATATCAGTGGTTTATTTCACCAGTCTTAAAAAAAAATTGTAGATTTCAACCTACTTGTTCTACTTATATGATTCTAGCAATAAAAAAGTATGGAAGTATTAAAGGTGTGTATCTAGGTCTTAAAAGATTATCAAAATGTCATCCTTTTTATAAGGGTGGTTACGACCCAGTACCTTAA
- a CDS encoding YidC/Oxa1 family membrane protein insertase yields the protein MMYNIFGNYGLAIIGITILIKLVLLPLTLKQDKSMGAMKKLQPELEALKEKYKNDPQTLNQKTIELYKIHKVNPASGCLPILLQMPILFALFGVLRKTGADGGVIADGAKFLWLTLSQPDPLYLLPLLNGAVSYFQQKLMSASQGSANPQMKMMTYMFPVMMIFISYKMPAGLQLYWFVSSLASVAQQYYIMSRRDEA from the coding sequence ATGATGTATAATATTTTTGGGAATTATGGATTAGCTATAATTGGTATAACTATTTTAATAAAATTAGTATTACTACCACTTACGTTAAAACAAGATAAATCTATGGGTGCTATGAAAAAATTGCAACCAGAATTAGAAGCACTTAAAGAGAAATACAAAAACGATCCGCAAACATTAAATCAGAAAACAATTGAACTATATAAAATACATAAGGTGAACCCTGCAAGTGGTTGTTTACCTATATTATTACAAATGCCAATATTATTTGCACTTTTTGGAGTTTTAAGAAAAACAGGAGCAGATGGAGGAGTTATAGCAGATGGAGCTAAATTTCTTTGGTTAACATTATCTCAACCAGATCCACTTTATTTATTACCATTATTAAATGGTGCTGTATCTTATTTCCAACAGAAATTAATGAGTGCAAGTCAAGGATCTGCTAACCCGCAAATGAAAATGATGACTTACATGTTTCCTGTAATGATGATATTTATCTCATACAAGATGCCAGCAGGATTACAATTGTACTGGTTTGTATCTAGTTTGGCTTCAGTAGCACAACAATATTATATAATGAGTAGAAGGGATGAGGCGTAA